ACGCGCGGTCGAAGAAATGCCTGGCTTCCAGCGTGGCGCCCTGTGTCGTCGCGCGCTCGCCGGCCTTCAGCCAGTAGTTCACGGCCTGCGTGACCAGCCCTGCCTGGAGGTAGTGCTCTGCCATCACCTCCAGTTGCGTCTCGGCGATCTGCGGAAAGCGCGCCGCGTAGGTTTCGGCGATGCGCCGGTGATGGGCCTGCCGGGTCCGCCTCAACAGCGCACCCAGCGCAGCTTCCTGAATCAGGACATGCTTGAACGCATAGTGCGTCGCCGTCGCAGCGCCGGTCGGTTGGATCAAGCCCGCCGCGGTAAGTGTGGCCAGGTCGGCCCGCAGGCGTGGTTCATCGAAGGGCACGACGGCAGCCAGCACGGGGTAGGCGAACTCGCGGCCGAGGGCAGCGGCCCAGCCGGCGGTCACTTTGGCCGCGCCCATCCGATCCAGACGCGCACGCAGTGAGTCGTGCAACGTGGCCGGGATTGCGCTGGCCGCTGCCGGCGCGCCGCTTTCGAGCAGCGCCCGGGCCAGCTCCTGCACGAACAGGGGGACGCCGTCAGCCCGCTCGACCACGCGGCGACGGAGCGCAGCAGGTACGGCCTTATCGCCCACCAGACCGTCCACCAGGCGCTCGGCCTGCCCAGGGTTCAACGGACCGAGAGTCAGTTGGGTCAGGCGGCTGCGCGGCCGCCAGGGCGGGGTGAAGATGGGCCGATAAGTGAGCAGCGTCAGGCAGGGCAGCGCGGTCAGCGCGTCCAGCGACGCATCGAGCCAGGCCACCGTCGAAGGGTCGGCCCAGTGCAGATCTTCGATCACCACGACCAGGGGCCGTTGGGCGGCCAGCCGGCCCAGCAGCGCCACACAGGCCAGGCGCATGCGCTGGCGCTGGTCTTCGGTGATGGTCTGCGGCGCAGGCATCTCTGTGGGCAGGTCGAGCAGCAGCGCCAGCAGCCAGGTCGCGGTCGGCTGCGCCAGCCCCAGGCGCTCGAACAGATCATCGAGTTTGGCCCGCGGCGCCTGGGCATCGTTGCCCGGCTGCAGATCCAGGAACCGTTGGAACATGGCAATGACCGGGTGCAGGCTGGTGTGCTGAAAATGCGGCGTGCAGGCGGTTTCCAGCCAGCGAACGGATGGCGATGCCACGCGTTTCAGTTCCCAGACCAGGCGTGACTTGCCGATGCCCGCTTCGCCGGCCAGCGCAACCACCTGGCCCTGCCCCTGCTGCGCCGCTTGCAGGAGCGCGGTCAACTGCTGCATTTCCGCCTCGCGCCCCACCAGGGGCGGCAGAGACTGGGTTTGCGCCAGCCAGGCCAGCCGGCTGCCCGCTGCGTGTTCGCCGCTGATACGAAAAGCGGCCGGGACCGCGCCCGGCCCCGGCTGGCAGTCGAACCAGCCGCGGATCAGGCGCTCCGTGGCCGCGGTCACCCACACGCTGCCCGCTTCGGCCTGCTGCTGGCAGGCGCGGGCGCGGATGGGCGCCTCTCCCACCATCTCGCGGCCCATCTCCCCTGGCAGAGAAACCATCATGCCGGTGTCAATGCCGATGGCGTGGCTGTACCCGTCGCCCGCCGCGACGGCAATCTCCAGGCCGGCGCGCACGGCCCGCTGCGCCGCATCTTCGTACGCGACCGGGTGGCCGAAGTAGACCAGGCAGGTCAGGCCTTGCCGCGGTTGGCGCTGGCCCCCGCCGCGCGCCAGGGCCCCCGTGCAGTGGGCGCTGCACCGCGCCAGCGCTTCCAAATCATCCTCCGGATCGCCCGCGGCGGCGGCGCGGCGGCGGCCGCACACCATGACCGTGACCTGCCGACGTTCCTCGCCGGGCGCCGCGGCCTGGCCGGCGGCGACGCCTGGATCGCGCAGGGCCGCATGCGCCCGAATCCGATCGTGCAGGCCACGGGCCGAGGGCGAGGGCGTCGCGCCGAACTCCGCCGCCAGCAGGCGGCTGAAGGCGTTGTACTGTTCCAGCGCGACCGCCGTTTGACCCGACGCGGCCAGCGCGGCGATCAGCATGAGCTGCGCCGGCTCGTGCCAGGGCTCCATCGCCGCCAGGCGGCGGGCAAATTCCTGCGTCTGCTGCGGTTCGCCGCGGCGTTCATGGTAAGCTGCCAGGGAGGCGAGCGCTTCGACGGCCTGCATGTGCAGCATTTCCTGCTGCACCACCTGCCATTCCTCGAACGGCACGCTGTCGCGCAGGGAGAAACCGGCCAGCAGTTCGCCGCGATAGAGGTTGGCAGCCTGCTTCAGCCAGCCGAGGCAGAGGGGGCAGAGATCGTCGTTTTGGTGCTGATGTTGGCGCCGGGCGCGGATCAACTCGGCGAACTCGGCTACGTCGAGCCAATGGTCGCCCAGGGGGTTGAACTGAATGTCCCGGTTGGTGATCAGGAGGAGGGGCTGCTGGCGGGGGGGCGTTGGCGCGCCGGCTGCGCCCAGGGCGCGGCGCAGGCGCAGCAGGGTCTGGCTGAGGTTGTGAGCCGCGCGGGTATCCGTGGAGTCGGGCCACAGCAGCGCGGCCAGTTCGTCGCGGCGGTGCGGGCGGTTCGATTCGACGGCCAGGTAGGCCAGCAGGCCGCGCGCCTTGTCCGCGCCAAAGTCAACGAGCGGTTGGGTATCCAGGCTGGCCTCGAAACCGCCGAACAGGGCAATGCGGAGGTGAGACATCGAACGCTCCTGTGGAATGGTTGGCTGGGAGGGTCGTTCACACGATCAGTTCTATTGGGGCGGCTGAAGGGGCGACCGGCAAGCGGCCCCATTATAACCGAAAACAGGTGAAAAGCGCAGCCAGTTTGGGCGGCCTGGTGAGAGTTTGGTGATACCTCCCTGCTACACTGACCCCGGAACAAGGAGTGCAGCGCATGATCTCGCAGCCACAGTATGCCTCATACCTGCTACGTTTCAGGCAGGTTCGCAACGACCAACGAATCGTCTGGGCAGCTTCGGTCCAGTGCATTGCCACGGGCGAACAGCGGCCCTTTGCCGATGTGGAAGACCTCGTGGAGTTCCTGCGCACGGAGTTTGGCGGCCGGGAGGGCGCGGAGGATGCCTTTCAGCCCCCTCAGATCATCCTCGAGCGCAGGTGATAACGCAAAGACGCAGGGACGCCAGGACGCAAAGGCAGGAAAATCCGTGTCCATCCGGGTTGATCGGTGGTCCCGGTTTTCGAGCAACAGTGATAACGCCAGGAGGAACTCAATGAAATCATCCATCAAGAATCTGTCGAAGGCTGCGCTGCTCATCTGTGGCGCGTGGCTGTTCCTGATAACAACCACGAGCGGGGTGCATGCCCAGGGCAGCGGCGTCAAGCCGATTCGGCTGGTCAGTGGCAACATCATTCCAGACATCGTGACGCCCGCTGAAGCCAAAGTCGCGGCCGGCGCCAGCTTCGACGGCAAGACCTTCAAGCTGATCCAGTTCAAGCAAATTCCAGGCGACCGCGAACAGCAGCAGTGGGCGGCCGCCGGCCTGCTCCTGGTAGACTATCTCCCCGATGACACCTACTTCGCCGTCATCGAACAGGGCTTCGACCTCGACCGCCTGACTGACCAGGCCGTCACGATCATCGAGGTCGCGGACATCTTCCGCTTCGAGCCGTCGCTGGCCGGCCTGATCGCCCAGGGCGGCGCTACGGACCGGCTGGTGATCAGCTACTACACCGACCTGGACGCGGCCACGGTGATGGCCGCCCTGCAGGCCAGGGGCGTCGCCATCCAGGCTCATCGTGACTACTCGCGCCAGTTGGACATCACGCTCGATCCGGCGCGGCTGCGCGAGGTTCTGGCGCTGCCGTTCATTCAGTTTGCCGGGCTGCCGCCGGAGGAACCGACGCTGGACGGCTACGATCACCGCAACGCCAGCGGCCGCGCCAACTACCTGAACACCGGCTACAACAGCCTGAACTACAACGGCGCCGGGGTCGTCGTTGGCATTGGCGAGAGCGGCACAGTGGACAGTCTGGTGGATGTCAAAGGCCGGCTGACCGAGATGGAATCAGGGGCTTCGTCCAGTCACAAGATCGGCGTCATGCAGAACGCGGGCGGCGCGGGCAATCTCGACCCGTCCAACCGCAACGACGCCTGGGGCGCGACCTTCCTCAGCGTGGTCGGCTCGCCCGATTACGCGGCCCTCTACGCTTCGCACAGCATGCGCTACACCAACCATTCCTACGGTGTTACGATCAGCGGCGGCTACGATCAATCGGCGCGGGATCATGACCTGCGCATCGTCACCTACCCCAACCACCTCGTCATCTACTCCTCAGGCAATTCGGGCGACTCGGCCGGCTACGCCCTACGATGCCTGCTGCACCGGCTGGGCCAACATCACCGGGCAGATGAAACAGAACAAGAATCAATTTGCCATCGGCGCGCTCGACTCCGTGGATGCCATCACGTATTTCAGCAGCCGCGGCCCGATGTATGATGGCCGGATTATCCCCCAGTTGGTGATCGAAGGCATCGAAGGGACGTCCGACGCGGCGCCCAAAGTTACCGGCGAGGTAGCGATGCTGGCGCAGGTGTACAAGGCCAAGAACAGCGGCAGCGAACCGCCCTCCTCCCTGCTGCGCGCCATCCTGATGAACACAGCCGATGACCTGGGCAACGCCGGGCCTGATTTCAAGCACGGCTATGGTCGGCCCAACCTGCGCCGCGCCTACAACGTCATTGATAATGCCCAATTCCTGACCGGTTCCGTCTCCCATGGCGGCACGAACTCCCACACCATCACCGTGCCCGCCAACACCAAACAGGTGCGCGTGATGATCGTCTGGCCCGATGTGGCCGCCGCCGTGAGCGCCAACCCGGCCATCGTCAACAACCTCGACCTGGTGGCCAAAGACCCGTCCAACGTCAGCTACAACCCCTGGGTCCTCGATCATTCCGCCAGCGTGGCGGCGATTAGCGCCGCGGCGACCCGCAGTGTTGACAGCCGCAATACCATCGAACAGGTGACGCTCGACGACCCCGCCTCGGGCAATTGGACGATGGAGGTGAGTGGAACCAGCGTGCCCACCGGCCCGCAGACCTACTACCTGACCTACGAATTTCTGACTGATGAGCTGACCATGATGTTCCCGCTGAAGGACCATCGCTTCGTCTCCGGCACGGCCTATCATCTGAAGTGGGACAGCTACGGCGCCAGCGGCACGTTCAGCCTCGACTACCGGCTGGATGGCGGCAGTTGGACGAGCATCACCAGCGGCTACAGCGCCACGAGTCGCACTTACCAGTGGACCGCTCCCAGCGTGACCGGCATTCACACCATCGAGTTCCGGGTGCAGCGCAGCGCCTTGACCGCGACCAGCGATGTGAACTACCTCGGCCCGGCGGCTGAGAACTTCAGGATCTTCAGCGTCTGCAGCGATGTGGTCATCCTGAAGTGGGGCGCCGTTTCCGGCGCCACCGCCTACAAGGTGTATCGCCTGGGGGCCATGGTCATGGAGGAGGTCACTTCCAACATCACGTTCGATGGGGCCAGCGCCACCCTGACCGGGCAGAGCACGGTAAATACCGAATACTATGCCGTGAGTGCCGTGACCGGATCTAACGAAGGCCAGCGCACCATGGCCGCCGAAAAGGCGCCCGGCGATTACAGTTGCGGCGGCATCAATTGGACCGGCACGGTTTCAACAGACTGGTTCACGGCTGGCAACTGGTCCTCCAGCAGCGTGCCCACCAGCGCCGACAACGTGACCATCCCCGCAGCGCCGTCCAACCAACCGGCCATCGCTGCCGCGGGAGCGGTCTGCAACCAGATCACCATCGAGTCCGGCGCCTCGCTGACAATGAACGGTTCGACGGCCTATACCTTGTCTGTGGCGGGAGACTGGATCAACAACGGAACTTTCAATCGGGGGATTGGAACGGTTGATTTCAACGGAACCAGTTCCTACCAGGAAATAGCTGGCACATCAACCACGAACTTCAATATCCTTTCGGTGACGAAGGGCGCCAAGGACAGAATCCTGGAGGCCGCATCGCTGATTACCCTGAACGCTGCCGTTAACCCGCTTGTGCTAACATCAGGCACGTTCAAGCTATCGAGCGCGTCAACTCTGTTGCCGTTTACATCCGGACCGTCCATAGGCAGTACTGCGGGCTTCTGGAACAATGGGGGCACGATCAATGCCGGCAGTTATAGCTGGACGCTCAATGCTGGCTTACTGAGGATATCGGCCGGGACTGTCAACGTAGGTGCAAGCTCTGGAAACAGCATAACCTACCTGAATAATGGAACCCTGATCATGGAAGGCGGAGCGCTGAACATTGCCGGCAGGTTTTCGCCCAATAGTGGTACTTCAACCGGAACATTCACCCAGTTGGGTGGTATCATCACGGTGAACACGGTCGGCAGTACGAGCACCTCAAGGGCGCCATTTGAGCTGAATTCAGGCGTTCCCTTCACGATGAATGGCGGAACGATAGTCGTGCGCAGGGCATCTTCGAACGCGGCTGACGTGATTGTCCTTTCCACCACCTACGAAGTCACTGGCGGCGCCCTGCAAATCGGCGACGCTTCCACGCCTGCAGGCCAGACCATCCGCGTCAACAGCATCGCGCCGGTCTACAACCTGATCGTGAACGCCACCAACTCGCCGACGGCTCAGCTCGTCACCAACGGCTTGACGGTCAAGAACGACGTGACCATCTCCGGCGGCACGTTGAACGCTAACGGCCTGAACATGAATGTTGGCGACAACTGGACGAACAGCGGCAGCTACACCCACAACAACGGCGCCGTCACTTTCAATGGCGCCGCTGCGCAGGCCATCGGCGGCAGCGTGGACACGACGTTCGCGTATCTGACGATCAACAACGCGGCCGGTGTGTCCCTCAATCGGCCTGCGGCGGTGAACAACCAACTGACGCTCACTAGCGGCCTGTTGACGCTGGGCAGCTACGACCTGACCCTGGGATCCTCGGCGTCGGCCATCAGCGGCACGTTCGGCGACGCTCGCATGATCGTGGCTGACGGCGCAGGCGCTTTGTGCAAGCAGTTTGCCGCCAACGGTTCGTATGACTATCCCATCGGCGACGCTACCGGCGCATCTGAATACTCCCCGGTTACGTCTTTCAGCGTCAGTGGCGCGAATTTCAGCAGCGCGGCCGTTTGTTTCCGCGTCACGGATACTGTTCACCCTGACAAGCCGGCCGGCGCCACCACCTACATCACCCGCTACTGGACCGGCGCGCAGAACGGGACTATTGATAGCCTCTCCTATGACGCAACGTTCGGCTTCAAGGCAGGTGACGTGGTCGGCGCAGAAGCCATGAATGGCAAGAAGTGGGATGGCGGGCCGGCCTGGATCGAGCTAGGGACTGTCAGCGGTACGAGCTTCCCGGCCAGTGGTCAAACGGGCTTCTCCACCTTCACCGCCTTCAAGAGTGGTGTTCTGTCGGCCGCCCTCGCCGATTTCAGCGCCATCCAGAGCGGCGAGGCCATGCGTGTCAGTTGGGAAACAGTCAGCGAACTGGGCAACGTGGGCTTCAACCTCTGGCGCGGAACTTCGCCCGCTGCGCCGGACGTGCAACTCAACAGCAGCCTGATCCCGTCACAGGCGCCGGGCAGCAGTCAGGGCTTCAGCTATGAATGGCTGGATGCGGCCAACCTGGTCAACAACACGACCTACTACTACTGGCTGGAAGATGTGGACATAACAAACATAATTACGCGGCACGGCCCTGTCAGCGCGGCCTATGCTGCGCCCACGGCTGTGCGCCTGACCGACGCCGGCCGCGCGGGCCGCGGCTTCGACGGCATGACCGTCCTGCTGGCCGGGCTGGCCCTGCTGGCCGCCTCGCTCACCGCCCTGAGGCGGGGCCGCCGCCCCTACTTAGTCACGATAGAGCAAGTTGATTACTTTGAAACTAAGGCGCTCGCCATTGACCCGGGTTTCCTTCATGGGGCGAATGACAACACCTTCTGCGGTGGCGCCGTTGGTATAGGTGCGCTCCGCGTACTGGCGCAACGCTTCGTCGTCTTTCAAGCCGAAAGAATCGCCAATCTCAACGAGTTCTACCATCGGTAAGCCCAGGCTTTGTGCAACGGCAAGCATGTCGTCGAAATCGAGGTAGCGACGTTGATCAATGCGCCAAACGTTGAACAGCCGCAAGTCCACTTCTTTCAAGCCCAATGCGTTCTTTTGGATACCTGGGCCGACGATCTCGAATTGCAATGCGATAGGAAGGCGATGTCGCGCGAGATCGTACTTGCGCACCAGTTGCCACACCGCGGTAGTGGGTCCATCTTTCAGTTCGAAGTTGCGCGAGCAAGCACGAACGACACCGTCGTCGTCCCAGAAAACGGTGCCACTGCTGCCATCGGCCTTGACAGTGGCATAGAACGGCTGGCCAACCAATGCCTCGATCATCGCAGGTACGGATTGAAAATTGGGTTCGTCGGTCTTTGGAATGAATGGCGGGAAATTGCCGCGAATATCGCCGCCGATGTTGGCAGGCAACGGCTTTTCATATTTAGTCACACCCGCCAGTTCCGTGATGTCTGTGCCGGGTTCGAGACCCTGGGTGTCTTCAGTGAGTGGCATGATCAGGCACTCGCTGGGCACCCCCCTGAGACGCATCATGCGCACGCGCCAGCCGCGCTGTTCCAGGAACGCGTAACGCTCGGTTTGTGGCAGCAAAGCGTCCTGCAGGTAGACTTCGCACAGTTCGCCCACCGCGAACTCCGATTTCTTTGCCGTGCCTCGCCAGCGTCCCCCTTTGCCACACACGACTTCAAGGCTTTCGATGCGGTCGGCGCCGTGAATGGGATAGACCGTGATCACTTGTCCAACGTAGGCTAGATTGGGCATTGTTTTCCTCCGATATAACGATCTCTGCGCTTGACTACTCCCTTTGGGACTGTGCGGTGATTGTCACTGCCAAAAAATCAGCGCGGCGCCGGCCAGGGCGATCAGGGTGCCAATGACGGCGCGGCGCGTCACCGGCTCGTGGAAGATCCAGTGCGTCAGGGGGATCAGCAGGATGGGCGGCAGCGCCATCAGGGTGGAGGCGATGCCCAGGGGGGCATTTTGCACGGCGACCATCGAACCCCAGATGCCGAGGAAGGGGCCGGTGAACGCGCCGCCGATGATGAAGAGCGTCGCGCGGCGGTCACGCAGGGCAGTGACGGTGGCGCGCACCTGCCCTTGCAGCAGCGTGATCAGCCAGAGGGTCGCCGTCGCTATCAGGATGCGCACCAGGGTGGCGGAGAGTGGCAGAAAGCCGCCGTCCATGCCCAGTTTGGAAAAGAAAAGGCCGAAGGCCTGACCCAGCGCGGCGCCGATGCCCAGGAGAACGCCGTTGCGGTAGGCGTGGTGATCGTGATCGCCGACAAATGCGGCGGAAGCGCTGGGCTGACCACGCGGCTCCATCGCGACCCAGGCGACGCCGGCCAGGGCCATGAGGATGGCCAGGGTCTGCAGCCAGGTCAGGGTTTCACCATACCACAGCCAGGCCAGCAGGGAAGAGAAGATCGGCGCCAGGGTCATCAGCAGCATGGTGCGGCGGGGGCCAATCAGCACGTAGGCCTGAAAGAGGCAGGCGTCGCCGGCAACCAGGCCGATGACGCCGGAGAGTCCCAGCCACAGCCAGCGCTCCAAATCGGCTCCCTGCGGCCAGAGACTGCCGGTGAGCAGGAGATGCGCCAGCGAAAGATAGACCACCGCCAGAACTAACCGCGTGCGGTTGACCACCACGGAACCGACGCGCTGGCCGGCCAGGGTGAACTGCAGCGAGGTGAACGACCAGGCCAGCGAGGTGAAGAGCGCCGCTAATTCGCCCAGTAGAATCATACGGGTGCGCTTGCCAGGAACGCCTCGACTGCGGCGCGGGTGGGCAGGCCGGGAATAGCGCCGCGCTCCAGCGTGGTGAGCGCGCCGACCGCGTTGCCCAGGCGCAGCGCATGGCGCAGATCATCTTCGCTCCAGTTCAGATCACAGTCGAGCAGCCCGGTCAGCAGGCCGGCGACGAAGCCATCGCCGGCGCCGGTGGTGTCCACCGGCGTTACCGCGAAACCTTGCACATGCCCGGCCGCGTGGGGCGTGAAGTACGTGCTGCCGCCCGATCCCTGCGTTATCACCAGCAGGCGCAGCGCGTCGTGCCACAGACGGCGGGCGCCCGTAGCCAGGTCAGTTGCGCCGCTGAGGAAGGCCAGCTCCTCCTCGCTGACTTTGATGACCTGCGCCAACTGCCAGCCCAGCAACATGCCGGTGCGTGCGGCCCCAGGCGAAGGCCACAGCGGCAGGCGCAGGTTGGGGTCGTAGGAGATGAGCGCGCCGCCCGCCTGCGCCGCGGCCACGGCGGTCAGGGTGGCGCTGCGGCTCGGTTCCCCGATGAGGGTGATGGAGCCAAAGTGGAAGATGCGCGTTTGCGCGGCGTAAGTTGGATCTACATCGGCCGGACGCCAGAGCATGTCCGCGCTGGGATGGCGATAGAACATGAACTCACGCTCGCCATCCGCGCGCAGGGAAACGAAGGCCAGCGCGGTGCGCGCGGCGTCGGAGAAGCGCAGCCCGGCTACATCCACACCATCGGCGGCCAGGGTGTCGGCCAGGAAATGACCGAACTCATCGTCGCCGACCTGCCCCATGAAGCCGGCGCGCCGGCCCAGGCGCGCGGTGCCCACGGCCACATTGGCCGGTGCGCCGCCCGGCGCCTTCTTGAAGGCTGGCGCCTGCGCCAGGCTGAGGCCAGATACCGTCGGTACAAAATCAATCAGGAGTTCACCACAGGCAATGAGATCGAACATTGGCTTTGCCTACCTTATTCTGCCAGCAGCCACACGAAGCGAAACGGCCCCAGGTCCAGGTCACCGCTGAGTGTGACCTGCTCGTCGGCCACCAGATCGTGAAAATGATAAGCCAGGCCCTGGATGCGCACGACACTGTTGGCCACGGTCTGTTTGTTCTCGCGAAGTTCGCGAACAGGAGCAGACGCTGCCCGCCGTTCTGGCGCACGTAGCCGAGCACATGGCCGTTGCCCGTGTCGAAAAGGGTCGTCGCGCCCGCGCCCAGGGCCGGGGAGGCGCGGCGCAGCGCGATCAGGTGCAGCAGGCGGGTGAAGAGACGGCCGGTCAGTGTCGTCGGGTCATGGCGCTCTTCGATCTGCGCCTGGTTGGCGGACGGACGATGCACCCAGCGGCTGTCGCCCGCTTTGGCCGGGTCGCGCCCATAGCCGTAGTCGTTCAACATGCCGATCTCGTCGCCCAGGTAGAGGAGGGGGATGCCGCCCATCGAAAGGATGATGCTGTGCAGGAGCAGAATGCGCCGCAGGGCAAACTCGATCTGGGTGGGATCGTTGTCGAAGAGCGCCTTTTCCAGGCCGGCCAGCGACGCGGCCGTGCCGGAGATACGACAATCGCCGGTCTTGGGGTTTTCCTGGAAGGGCAGGCCGCGGGCAAAACTGCCGATGAAGCGGCCGGTGTAGAAGGCGTTGAGAAATTGGCGGTGATCGAAGCCGCGCATGTTGACGCGGGCCGCGTCGCCGTCGTCGAAGGTCCAGCCGATGTCATCATGACAGCGGATGTAGTTGACCCAGGCGCACGCGGGGTTGATGCGAAAACGGTCGCGCAACGAGCCTTGCAGCAGCTTGACCTCGCGCGTCGCCAGCGCCTCCCACAGCAGCGCCATCAGCAGCGGGTTATACGAAAGTTGACATTCGCCAGGCCCGATGTATTTGACCACCTCATCGGGATGAACGATGGCCTCAGACTTGAAGAGCAGCGAGGGCGCAGCGATGCGCGCCAGGGCGTTGTAGGCTTGAATGAGCCGATGGGCCTGGGGCAGGTTTTCACAGCCGGTGCCCAGTTGTTTCCACACGAACGCGACCGCGTCCAGGCGCAGCACTTCGACGCCGGCATTGGCGAGGAAGAGCATCTCGGCCGCCATGTGCTGGAACACCACGGGATTGCTGTAGTTCAAGTCCCACTGAAAGCTGTTGAAGGTGGTCCAGACCCAGCGGCCGATGTCCGGGCGATAGGTGAAGCTGCCGGGCCGCACATCGGGGAAAATCTCACGCAGATGCTTGTCGTAGGCGTCTGGCATGGTGCGATCGGGAAACAGGTAGTAGAACTCGGTGTAGACTGGATCGCCCGCCTGCGCCCGCCGCGCCCATTCGTGCTCATCCGAGGTGTGATTGAAGACGAAATCGAGCACCAGGCTGATGCCGTTGGCGCGCAGTTCGGCCGCCAGGGCAGACAGCTGCGCCATCGTGCCCAGGCTGGGGTCGACCTCGCGGTAGCTGCTGACCGCGTAACCGCCGTCGTTGTTGCCGGCCGGGCTGCTGAAGAGCGGCATCAGGTGCAGAAAGGTCAGGCCCAGCTCCTTGAAATAGGGAATCTGCGCCCGCACACCGTCCAGGTTGCCGGCAAACAGGTCTACATAACAAACGCCGCCCAACATACGCTCCGCTTGGAACCACTGCGGATCGGCCTCGCGGCTGGCGTCCAGGCCGCGCAGGCTGGACGGGCGGTCGAACCAGCCCAGGGCCGCGGTGACGAGCAGTTCTTCGAGATGGTAGAAGAAATCGTAGCGCGCGGCGTAGAGATCGTAGTAGGTCGCGAACAAGCGGGGAAAATTGGCGTCCAGGCGGCGGCTGAAGTCTTGCCAGCCGTCAGGATCGGCCGCGGCCTGGGCTGACAGGCGCGCTTGCAAGCGCGGGCGCAGTCGCTCCAGGGTCAATTGGGTCTGCTGCTGTAACCAGGGTGTTTCGCTCATGTGTTCAACCTAACCAAAGGTACTCATAAGGGGCTAAGTTCAACGCCAAGCGGCCGTCCTCCTGGACGGCCAGGCGCCTTCCGCTCAGCAGGTCGTGCAGGTCTGCGCCGGCGGGGGGAAAAGCATTCGGCTCCCCCAGGATTGGGGGCAGGGGGGCACTGATGGGCAGTTCGATCGTCGCGGCCTGGGGCTGCGAGGACAGATTTTGCACGATGAACAAGCGCTCAGCGGCGGTCGCACGGCTGTAGGCCGCGACGGCCGGTGTGCTGCACGGCAACCAGGTGAGGTCGCCGCGGCCAAAGGCGGGGTGTTGCTTGCGCACGGCAATCAGCCGCTGCATGGTGTGCAGCAGGGAATCAGGGTCGGCCTCCTGCGCGGCCACATTGACGCGGCGATAGCTGTAGGTCTGATCGCCCATCACATCATCAATCACCGGGTCATGCAGTTGCGCGGGGGCGGC
The DNA window shown above is from Candidatus Amarolinea dominans and carries:
- a CDS encoding AAA family ATPase — translated: MSHLRIALFGGFEASLDTQPLVDFGADKARGLLAYLAVESNRPHRRDELAALLWPDSTDTRAAHNLSQTLLRLRRALGAAGAPTPPRQQPLLLITNRDIQFNPLGDHWLDVAEFAELIRARRQHQHQNDDLCPLCLGWLKQAANLYRGELLAGFSLRDSVPFEEWQVVQQEMLHMQAVEALASLAAYHERRGEPQQTQEFARRLAAMEPWHEPAQLMLIAALAASGQTAVALEQYNAFSRLLAAEFGATPSPSARGLHDRIRAHAALRDPGVAAGQAAAPGEERRQVTVMVCGRRRAAAAGDPEDDLEALARCSAHCTGALARGGGQRQPRQGLTCLVYFGHPVAYEDAAQRAVRAGLEIAVAAGDGYSHAIGIDTGMMVSLPGEMGREMVGEAPIRARACQQQAEAGSVWVTAATERLIRGWFDCQPGPGAVPAAFRISGEHAAGSRLAWLAQTQSLPPLVGREAEMQQLTALLQAAQQGQGQVVALAGEAGIGKSRLVWELKRVASPSVRWLETACTPHFQHTSLHPVIAMFQRFLDLQPGNDAQAPRAKLDDLFERLGLAQPTATWLLALLLDLPTEMPAPQTITEDQRQRMRLACVALLGRLAAQRPLVVVIEDLHWADPSTVAWLDASLDALTALPCLTLLTYRPIFTPPWRPRSRLTQLTLGPLNPGQAERLVDGLVGDKAVPAALRRRVVERADGVPLFVQELARALLESGAPAAASAIPATLHDSLRARLDRMGAAKVTAGWAAALGREFAYPVLAAVVPFDEPRLRADLATLTAAGLIQPTGAATATHYAFKHVLIQEAALGALLRRTRQAHHRRIAETYAARFPQIAETQLEVMAEHYLQAGLVTQAVNYWLKAGERATTQGATLEARHFFDRALDTIEPGDVERRWRALWGRETALCFRGERLAQKADIEALLALAEQLDDDGRRSQAHLRHARYVSSQADYRELAQVADAAIAAAQRAGRPALAVEALAYKVTALLRLGERSALRSVVAETLALAQTIGEDDIRSYAMAAVALYYFENGDLAHAAQILTQSLHAARRSQNRHLDLECQYHGHLGFAFAQLGLYSEARDALEAGLELANLTGIGRHQAYQMVNLGFVHWRSGDLATAIQMEEAALQEYAATGDAFGQAVCRAYLGYMHEEMGDLVPAAGDLAAARLGFAELGVEPDKIEAQATEARVLLALGQPEAARQLTMDVWEYLCEQGTDGFSSPAWVYVCVADVLAQVGNPGISAVAVLAAGCREVLLRADRISDAAWRRAFLHNVAENRAVMAAPVTQARRMNSASDNPPNEFGV
- a CDS encoding S8 family serine peptidase — its product is MKQNKNQFAIGALDSVDAITYFSSRGPMYDGRIIPQLVIEGIEGTSDAAPKVTGEVAMLAQVYKAKNSGSEPPSSLLRAILMNTADDLGNAGPDFKHGYGRPNLRRAYNVIDNAQFLTGSVSHGGTNSHTITVPANTKQVRVMIVWPDVAAAVSANPAIVNNLDLVAKDPSNVSYNPWVLDHSASVAAISAAATRSVDSRNTIEQVTLDDPASGNWTMEVSGTSVPTGPQTYYLTYEFLTDELTMMFPLKDHRFVSGTAYHLKWDSYGASGTFSLDYRLDGGSWTSITSGYSATSRTYQWTAPSVTGIHTIEFRVQRSALTATSDVNYLGPAAENFRIFSVCSDVVILKWGAVSGATAYKVYRLGAMVMEEVTSNITFDGASATLTGQSTVNTEYYAVSAVTGSNEGQRTMAAEKAPGDYSCGGINWTGTVSTDWFTAGNWSSSSVPTSADNVTIPAAPSNQPAIAAAGAVCNQITIESGASLTMNGSTAYTLSVAGDWINNGTFNRGIGTVDFNGTSSYQEIAGTSTTNFNILSVTKGAKDRILEAASLITLNAAVNPLVLTSGTFKLSSASTLLPFTSGPSIGSTAGFWNNGGTINAGSYSWTLNAGLLRISAGTVNVGASSGNSITYLNNGTLIMEGGALNIAGRFSPNSGTSTGTFTQLGGIITVNTVGSTSTSRAPFELNSGVPFTMNGGTIVVRRASSNAADVIVLSTTYEVTGGALQIGDASTPAGQTIRVNSIAPVYNLIVNATNSPTAQLVTNGLTVKNDVTISGGTLNANGLNMNVGDNWTNSGSYTHNNGAVTFNGAAAQAIGGSVDTTFAYLTINNAAGVSLNRPAAVNNQLTLTSGLLTLGSYDLTLGSSASAISGTFGDARMIVADGAGALCKQFAANGSYDYPIGDATGASEYSPVTSFSVSGANFSSAAVCFRVTDTVHPDKPAGATTYITRYWTGAQNGTIDSLSYDATFGFKAGDVVGAEAMNGKKWDGGPAWIELGTVSGTSFPASGQTGFSTFTAFKSGVLSAALADFSAIQSGEAMRVSWETVSELGNVGFNLWRGTSPAAPDVQLNSSLIPSQAPGSSQGFSYEWLDAANLVNNTTYYYWLEDVDITNIITRHGPVSAAYAAPTAVRLTDAGRAGRGFDGMTVLLAGLALLAASLTALRRGRRPYLVTIEQVDYFETKALAIDPGFLHGANDNTFCGGAVGIGALRVLAQRFVVFQAERIANLNEFYHR
- a CDS encoding DMT family transporter gives rise to the protein MILLGELAALFTSLAWSFTSLQFTLAGQRVGSVVVNRTRLVLAVVYLSLAHLLLTGSLWPQGADLERWLWLGLSGVIGLVAGDACLFQAYVLIGPRRTMLLMTLAPIFSSLLAWLWYGETLTWLQTLAILMALAGVAWVAMEPRGQPSASAAFVGDHDHHAYRNGVLLGIGAALGQAFGLFFSKLGMDGGFLPLSATLVRILIATATLWLITLLQGQVRATVTALRDRRATLFIIGGAFTGPFLGIWGSMVAVQNAPLGIASTLMALPPILLIPLTHWIFHEPVTRRAVIGTLIALAGAALIFWQ